In the genome of Chryseobacterium oryzae, one region contains:
- a CDS encoding helix-turn-helix domain-containing protein — protein sequence MNAESDYIKTVFGLKLKQQRQKNSWSLQDLSVKTGLSKSYLNEIENGKKYPKHDKIILLSEAIQCTFDDLVSTKLDKNLTPFSEILQSDFFKEIPLELFGINKNNLISIISDAPKKVTAFINALIEISQNYNLGKERFYFAVLRSFQELYDNYFPEIEEKAIIFAEENTITIGKSLQSDTLEKILTEKLGYQIQSENFEQYGTLGNLRSLYIPEKKLLLLNNKLEPDQKTFIFAKEIGFNVLDLKNRPNTYSWLDFGSFEEILNNYYASYFAGALLISKTEIIDKTSDFFLQNEWKPNGFEELIENFTHSPETFYYRLTNILSSELGIKDLFYLCLVKKKNTDKIQILKELHLNHQQAPHANATNEHYCRRWIAVKNLQHLKENEILTDAQISHYKDLGFSYLVISTSQKNPFSDGSNRSYCLGILLNTQTIKKINFIKSPTLKTVDVGVTCESCSISNCEVRQAPPIRLEKDHFNQNMKNAINKIRKDCMGK from the coding sequence ATGAACGCAGAAAGTGACTATATAAAAACGGTTTTTGGACTAAAACTAAAACAACAAAGACAGAAAAACAGCTGGTCTTTACAGGATCTTTCTGTAAAAACAGGTCTTTCAAAATCTTATCTCAATGAAATAGAAAACGGAAAAAAATATCCCAAACACGATAAAATAATCCTGCTTTCTGAAGCAATACAATGTACTTTTGATGATTTGGTTTCTACAAAACTGGATAAAAACCTTACACCATTCAGCGAGATTCTGCAGTCGGATTTTTTCAAGGAAATTCCACTAGAGCTTTTTGGCATCAATAAAAATAATCTTATAAGCATTATAAGCGATGCACCCAAAAAAGTAACCGCTTTCATTAATGCATTAATAGAAATTTCGCAGAATTACAACCTTGGGAAAGAAAGATTTTACTTTGCGGTTCTTCGTTCATTTCAAGAATTGTACGATAATTATTTTCCGGAAATTGAAGAAAAAGCAATAATTTTCGCAGAAGAAAACACTATTACAATAGGAAAAAGCTTGCAAAGTGATACTTTAGAAAAAATTCTTACAGAAAAATTAGGATATCAGATTCAATCTGAAAATTTCGAGCAATATGGTACTTTGGGAAATCTCCGTTCTCTTTATATTCCCGAAAAAAAATTACTTCTTCTAAACAACAAGTTAGAACCAGATCAAAAAACTTTTATTTTCGCTAAAGAAATAGGATTTAATGTTTTGGATCTTAAAAATCGCCCAAATACTTATTCCTGGCTGGATTTTGGAAGTTTTGAAGAAATTCTCAATAACTATTATGCTTCCTATTTTGCAGGAGCTTTATTGATTTCGAAAACAGAAATTATTGACAAAACCTCTGATTTTTTTCTTCAAAATGAATGGAAACCCAATGGTTTTGAAGAATTAATTGAAAATTTCACACATTCTCCTGAAACTTTTTATTACAGATTAACCAATATTCTCTCTTCAGAACTTGGGATTAAAGATTTGTTTTATCTCTGTCTTGTAAAGAAGAAAAATACAGATAAAATACAGATTTTAAAAGAGTTACACCTCAACCATCAACAAGCGCCCCACGCAAATGCCACCAACGAACATTATTGCAGACGTTGGATTGCCGTGAAAAATCTTCAACATCTTAAAGAAAATGAAATTTTAACAGACGCACAAATTTCACATTATAAAGATCTTGGTTTTAGTTATCTGGTTATTTCAACATCGCAGAAGAATCCGTTTTCTGATGGAAGCAACAGAAGTTATTGCTTAGGAATTTTACTGAATACCCAAACCATTAAGAAAATTAATTTTATAAAATCTCCTACTCTTAAAACAGTAGACGTTGGAGTTACATGCGAATCTTGCAGTATTTCTAATTGTGAAGTAAGGCAGGCTCCTCCTATTCGTCTGGAAAAAGATCACTTTAACCAAAACATGAAGAATGCCATAAATAAAATTAGAAAAGATTGTATGGGAAAGTAA
- a CDS encoding erythromycin esterase family protein, which yields MKNILLLICCTCFILIKTQVISQHPYILLGEPTHGDGAVFDEKVKIIKQLSKDHNFKTILFEAGFYDNFKAWELYKINGDINIYNSSIFKIWSETKAFQELISYIKQNPEIKILGIDCQEGQLFEQYYLEDLKNTLSKNKINISEDELQMIDKIIINKDLENLKNDEDEKSKYNSVCQKILSAFASLQNKDYKTKVIEQSFKSSKAEVDYTLRQLNKEFFAVQNPRDLQMAENFIFLQKELKNEKLILWAANYHIANNLKDFKLTDISVDYIKNFQTQEKQLTGHNEESLEDKINQINEIKESITLGKILKDYYKDQLYALAFTSYEGNYSGFHEMATPILTPPENSLESDLFIKKSEPILINLKIYPKEEFYTSAFGYLPILMKWKNVFDGIYYIPKMYPPEIISYRENIKKTLKAEDKRKITGKLLDEKTQNPIKYGNIYFKSSNRSVVTNDNGDFSITSPLSPDYMIVSAIGYKNDSVRITGQNKITISLKSSGEKISDIDELVLKNKKALSASEILEKARDNIEKNYIQTPYNQKFYVSTERYNDKNVLKYQEQALVELFNSGGMNSSNNAEKGIFGEILQYKNSSEIPVKQNWDTGIGNLWVQINRDIILSKANVLYRSNSYDLTTKKLIEYDGKKVYKIDFVNNSPGSYSTGYGYPAPESSKGTIYIENKTFAVVRYEHCIVRKVSQNKYMKYPVQSFHKIIETYKEINGKYFLNFYKQINKSNFLNEDKIVGSNYENFYLMSEDVKTNELTEYKRPLIKLKPDFEAKTDEKFWETSNFYIEDQNFRFENCSFED from the coding sequence ATGAAAAACATTTTACTCCTGATCTGTTGTACATGCTTCATATTGATAAAAACACAGGTAATTTCTCAGCACCCATATATATTACTTGGAGAACCCACTCACGGTGATGGAGCAGTTTTTGACGAAAAGGTAAAAATCATCAAGCAATTATCAAAAGACCACAACTTCAAAACCATTTTATTTGAAGCAGGATTTTATGACAATTTCAAAGCATGGGAATTGTATAAAATAAATGGTGACATTAATATATACAACAGCAGTATTTTTAAAATATGGTCTGAAACCAAGGCTTTTCAAGAGCTAATTTCATATATTAAACAAAATCCTGAAATAAAAATCTTAGGCATAGACTGTCAGGAAGGACAACTTTTTGAACAATACTATTTAGAAGATTTAAAAAACACCCTCAGTAAGAACAAAATTAATATATCGGAGGACGAACTTCAGATGATAGACAAAATCATTATTAATAAAGATTTAGAAAATCTAAAAAATGATGAAGATGAAAAATCAAAATACAATTCTGTATGCCAAAAAATTCTTTCGGCATTCGCTTCGTTACAAAATAAAGATTATAAAACAAAAGTTATAGAACAGTCTTTTAAAAGTTCTAAAGCAGAAGTAGATTATACTTTAAGACAATTAAATAAGGAATTTTTTGCAGTACAAAATCCAAGAGATTTGCAGATGGCAGAGAATTTTATATTTCTTCAAAAAGAGCTTAAAAATGAAAAACTCATATTATGGGCAGCAAATTATCATATTGCGAATAACTTAAAGGATTTTAAACTGACTGATATTTCTGTTGATTATATTAAAAATTTCCAAACACAAGAAAAGCAACTAACCGGACACAACGAAGAATCATTAGAAGATAAAATTAACCAGATTAACGAAATAAAAGAAAGTATTACTCTTGGTAAAATTCTTAAGGATTATTATAAAGATCAACTCTATGCTTTAGCATTTACATCTTACGAAGGCAACTATTCTGGTTTTCATGAAATGGCAACACCAATACTCACTCCTCCAGAAAACAGTTTGGAATCTGATCTTTTCATAAAAAAGAGTGAACCTATTCTTATCAATTTAAAAATCTATCCTAAAGAAGAATTCTACACTTCAGCCTTCGGATATCTGCCAATCTTAATGAAATGGAAAAATGTCTTTGACGGTATTTATTACATTCCTAAAATGTATCCTCCAGAAATTATTTCATATCGAGAAAACATCAAAAAAACGCTAAAAGCTGAAGATAAGAGGAAAATTACCGGCAAATTATTAGATGAAAAAACTCAAAATCCAATCAAATACGGTAATATATATTTTAAATCTTCCAATAGAAGTGTTGTAACCAATGATAATGGCGATTTTAGTATAACTTCACCACTATCCCCAGATTATATGATTGTTTCGGCAATTGGCTATAAGAATGACTCTGTGAGAATTACCGGACAAAATAAAATAACCATTAGCCTTAAATCTTCTGGTGAGAAAATATCTGATATTGATGAATTAGTTTTAAAAAATAAAAAAGCCTTATCCGCATCTGAAATTCTTGAGAAAGCAAGAGATAATATTGAAAAAAATTACATTCAGACTCCATATAATCAAAAATTTTATGTGAGTACGGAAAGATATAACGATAAAAATGTTCTTAAATATCAGGAACAAGCATTGGTAGAACTTTTTAATTCAGGAGGAATGAACAGTTCCAACAATGCAGAAAAGGGCATTTTCGGAGAAATACTTCAATATAAAAACTCCTCAGAAATACCTGTTAAACAAAATTGGGACACAGGAATTGGAAATCTTTGGGTACAAATTAACAGAGATATTATTCTCAGCAAAGCCAATGTTCTTTACAGAAGCAATTCTTATGACTTAACAACTAAAAAACTGATTGAATACGATGGTAAGAAAGTTTATAAGATAGATTTTGTCAACAATTCTCCCGGAAGTTATTCCACTGGTTACGGATATCCCGCTCCGGAAAGCTCAAAAGGTACCATCTACATTGAAAATAAAACTTTCGCAGTAGTTCGTTACGAGCATTGCATCGTAAGAAAAGTGAGCCAAAATAAGTATATGAAGTACCCAGTTCAGAGTTTTCACAAAATCATAGAAACTTATAAAGAAATTAACGGCAAATATTTTTTGAATTTTTATAAGCAAATCAATAAAAGTAATTTTTTGAACGAAGATAAAATTGTAGGAAGCAACTACGAAAATTTTTATCTAATGTCTGAAGATGTAAAAACGAATGAATTAACAGAATACAAACGCCCTCTAATTAAACTGAAGCCAGATTTTGAAGCAAAAACTGATGAAAAGTTTTGGGAAACATCTAATTTTTATATCGAAGATCAAAATTTTAGGTTTGAAAATTGCAGCTTTGAGGATTAA